In one Streptomyces sp. NBC_01241 genomic region, the following are encoded:
- a CDS encoding RCC1-like domain-containing protein, with translation MLLARHGRPLRRRVVAVAVAALMATAASPGARQTAVADHGKPRGPVLAWGDNGGGELGDGTTMNRDTPVPVCAPGQTAPCTQFLSHVAIAAGTDHSLGLRRDGIVLAWGDNAFGELGDGTTTNRNTPVPVCAPGQTAPCTRSLTDVAAVDAGTNHSLALRRDGTVLAWGDNAGGQLGDGTTMNRDTPVPVCAPGQTAPCTRFLAGVVAISAHGGHSMALLRDGSVLAWGNNGSGQLGDGTTTNRDTPVPVCAPGQTAPCTRFLTHVVAIDAGRTHALALRRDGSVLAWGDNAFGELGDGTTINRNTPVWVCAPGQTAPCTRFLTHVRTFAAGRNHSLALRRDGIVLAWGNNAFGELGDGTTTNRNTPVGVCAPGQTAPCTRFLTHVRTITAGGRDSLALGKDDTALTWGDNAFGQLGDGTTTNRNTPVRVCAPGQTAPCSRFLTHVRTITAGGQHSLALVDDQRARH, from the coding sequence ATGCTTCTCGCACGCCATGGCAGGCCGCTGCGCAGGCGCGTTGTCGCCGTCGCCGTAGCGGCCCTGATGGCCACCGCCGCGTCCCCGGGCGCTCGGCAGACCGCTGTGGCCGACCACGGCAAGCCGAGGGGCCCCGTCCTCGCCTGGGGAGACAACGGCGGCGGTGAGCTGGGTGACGGCACCACCATGAATCGGGACACGCCAGTGCCGGTGTGCGCGCCCGGACAAACGGCCCCCTGCACCCAATTCCTCAGCCACGTGGCCATCGCCGCGGGCACCGACCACAGCCTGGGCCTGCGCAGGGACGGCATCGTCCTCGCCTGGGGAGACAACGCTTTCGGTGAGCTGGGTGACGGCACCACCACCAACCGGAACACGCCGGTGCCGGTGTGCGCTCCCGGACAGACAGCCCCCTGCACCCGATCCCTCACCGACGTGGCGGCCGTCGACGCAGGCACCAACCACAGCCTGGCCCTGCGCAGGGACGGCACCGTCCTCGCCTGGGGAGACAACGCCGGCGGTCAGCTGGGTGACGGCACCACGATGAATCGGGACACGCCGGTGCCGGTGTGCGCGCCCGGCCAGACGGCCCCCTGCACCCGGTTCCTCGCCGGCGTGGTGGCCATCTCCGCACACGGCGGCCACAGCATGGCGCTGCTCAGGGACGGCAGCGTCCTCGCCTGGGGAAACAATGGTTCCGGTCAGCTGGGTGACGGCACCACCACCAACCGGGACACGCCAGTGCCGGTGTGCGCTCCCGGACAGACGGCCCCCTGCACACGGTTCCTCACCCATGTGGTGGCCATCGACGCAGGCCGCACTCACGCGCTGGCGCTGCGCAGGGACGGCAGCGTCCTCGCCTGGGGAGACAACGCTTTCGGTGAGCTGGGTGACGGCACCACCATCAACCGGAACACGCCGGTGTGGGTGTGCGCGCCCGGCCAGACAGCCCCCTGCACCCGATTCCTCACCCACGTACGCACCTTCGCCGCAGGCCGCAACCACAGCCTGGCGCTGCGCAGGGACGGCATCGTCCTCGCCTGGGGAAACAACGCTTTCGGTGAGCTCGGTGACGGCACCACCACCAATCGGAACACGCCCGTGGGGGTGTGCGCGCCCGGCCAGACAGCCCCCTGCACCCGATTCCTCACCCACGTACGCACCATCACCGCAGGCGGACGGGACAGCCTGGCACTGGGCAAGGACGACACCGCCCTCACCTGGGGAGACAACGCTTTCGGCCAGCTCGGTGACGGCACCACCACCAACCGGAACACGCCGGTACGAGTGTGCGCGCCCGGCCAGACAGCCCCCTGCAGCCGATTCCTCACCCACGTACGCACCATCACCGCAGGCGGACAGCACAGCCTGGCCCTGGTCGACGATCAGCGAGCCCGCCACTAG
- a CDS encoding beta-ketoacyl-[acyl-carrier-protein] synthase family protein, with product MADAGVWVTGLGATTPLAGDVATTWSAMLAGKNGVAVLDDPWASALPVRLAARMRVDPAAAMRRTEARRMDRCEQAAVVSAREAWADAGRPDVDPERLAVVIGTGVGGVLSLLEQDDILEVSGPRKVSPHTVPMLMANGPAAWVSIDLGARGGAHTPVSACASGAEAIALGLDLIRLGRADVVVAGGTEACVHGLPLAGFAQMMALATTNNEPDSASRPFDSERNGFVLGEGAAVLVLERRDFARDRGARAHGTLVGAGVTSSAQHITASDTAGQVRTIRMALAAGGLAPEDIGLVHAHATSTPQGDLAEANAVEEAVGTHPVVTATKSMTGHLLGASGALGAIATLLALRDGIAPATRNLDKIDPAINLDVVSDRPRQGAWTAGMANSFGFGGHNVSLAFTTVR from the coding sequence ATGGCAGACGCAGGTGTGTGGGTTACCGGCCTTGGGGCGACCACACCGCTGGCCGGCGACGTTGCAACGACGTGGTCCGCGATGTTGGCCGGAAAAAACGGAGTCGCCGTACTTGATGACCCGTGGGCTTCTGCATTGCCGGTCCGCCTGGCGGCTCGCATGCGAGTGGACCCTGCAGCAGCCATGCGACGAACAGAGGCCCGCCGGATGGACCGGTGCGAACAGGCAGCGGTCGTGAGCGCCCGTGAAGCTTGGGCCGATGCGGGACGTCCCGACGTCGATCCGGAGCGGCTGGCTGTCGTCATCGGCACCGGTGTTGGAGGTGTGCTGTCCTTGCTTGAGCAGGACGATATTTTGGAGGTATCCGGGCCGCGCAAGGTCTCTCCCCACACCGTGCCGATGTTGATGGCCAACGGCCCGGCTGCCTGGGTAAGCATTGATCTGGGAGCTCGGGGCGGAGCACACACCCCTGTCAGCGCGTGTGCATCCGGGGCAGAGGCCATCGCCCTGGGCCTGGACCTGATCCGTCTCGGCCGTGCTGACGTGGTCGTAGCCGGAGGAACCGAGGCATGTGTGCACGGACTGCCCTTGGCCGGCTTCGCGCAGATGATGGCCCTCGCCACGACGAACAACGAACCCGATAGTGCGTCCCGTCCCTTCGACTCGGAACGCAATGGCTTTGTGCTCGGTGAGGGTGCTGCCGTCCTGGTGCTGGAGCGCAGGGATTTCGCCCGCGACCGCGGCGCGCGTGCCCACGGCACACTCGTTGGCGCCGGAGTCACGTCCAGCGCCCAGCACATCACGGCTTCCGACACCGCCGGGCAGGTGCGGACCATCCGCATGGCGTTGGCAGCGGGCGGCTTGGCACCCGAGGACATCGGCCTGGTCCACGCACACGCCACCTCCACTCCGCAGGGAGACCTCGCGGAGGCAAACGCCGTGGAAGAGGCCGTCGGAACGCACCCAGTCGTCACCGCTACCAAGTCAATGACCGGACACCTCCTGGGAGCGTCCGGAGCCTTGGGCGCGATCGCCACCCTCCTCGCTCTGCGGGACGGGATCGCACCGGCCACCAGAAACCTCGACAAGATCGATCCCGCGATTAACCTCGACGTTGTCTCCGATCGCCCCCGTCAAGGAGCTTGGACCGCGGGAATGGCCAATTCCTTCGGCTTCGGTGGCCATAACGTCTCCTTGGCCTTCACCACGGTCCGCTGA
- a CDS encoding transposase — MTDAEWAVVRAAMPVPAWLEGRGGRPEVHCHREMIDAVRYLVDNGAKWRSLPVDLPYWRAVYDFFRRWRRHGYVRELGRRCCWRTGWRRPSPFSCAGERGC; from the coding sequence ATGACCGACGCGGAGTGGGCGGTGGTCCGGGCGGCAATGCCGGTGCCGGCATGGCTGGAGGGCCGGGGCGGGCGCCCGGAGGTGCATTGCCACCGGGAGATGATCGACGCGGTGCGGTACTTGGTCGACAACGGCGCCAAGTGGCGTTCGCTGCCCGTGGACTTGCCCTACTGGCGGGCGGTGTACGACTTCTTCCGCCGCTGGCGCCGTCACGGCTACGTGCGCGAGCTCGGGCGGCGCTGCTGTTGGCGTACGGGTTGGCGTAGACCGTCTCCGTTCTCGTGCGCCGGTGAACGTGGCTGTTGA
- a CDS encoding TetR/AcrR family transcriptional regulator — MSRSDQLVGTRDRLLAAGREEFAAHGMAGARVSRIAERADVSKERIYGYFGSKENLFAAVVSEALNEHAVLLGPPSGDLADFVGRIYDLHQRNPQLLRLMMWEALQYDGDCLPAERQRSIRYQEMVETLAAALGTKPDDRAAGTLLALIGIAVLPSAFPQITRLILGSTADEHTDLRQHLVGLARRMTATPPLPSARAGLSTMPGDLER; from the coding sequence ATGTCGAGAAGTGATCAACTAGTAGGAACCCGTGACCGTCTGCTGGCCGCAGGCCGTGAGGAATTCGCCGCCCACGGCATGGCAGGCGCGCGCGTCAGCCGAATCGCGGAGCGGGCGGACGTCAGCAAGGAACGTATCTACGGCTACTTCGGCAGCAAGGAGAACCTCTTCGCCGCTGTCGTCTCCGAGGCCCTCAACGAGCACGCCGTTCTGCTGGGACCACCTTCCGGGGATCTGGCCGACTTTGTCGGCCGGATCTACGACCTCCACCAGCGCAATCCTCAACTGCTTCGCCTGATGATGTGGGAAGCCCTGCAATACGACGGAGACTGCCTGCCAGCCGAGCGGCAGCGGTCGATCCGTTACCAGGAAATGGTGGAGACACTGGCCGCAGCGCTGGGTACGAAGCCGGACGATCGCGCTGCAGGCACCCTTTTGGCTCTCATCGGGATTGCTGTACTGCCCTCCGCTTTTCCCCAGATCACCCGACTGATCCTCGGCTCCACGGCCGACGAGCATACTGACCTGCGTCAGCACCTCGTTGGCTTGGCCCGTCGGATGACTGCCACTCCGCCGCTTCCGTCGGCTCGTGCCGGGCTGAGCACCATGCCTGGCGACCTGGAGCGCTGA
- a CDS encoding IS5 family transposase, translating to MGDRKPYSSDVSDEQWVLVEPVISAWKAGHPSVSGHQGRYAMREIVNAILYQNRTGCQWDLLPHDLPPAGAVKYYFYKWRDDGTDQTIHDLLRWQLREKKRRLADPSLVVLDTQSIHAAVGVPSTTTGRDAAKRVPGRKRCLAVDVLGLVVEAVVLPASAHENAAGIALLDGVAEQTDTVRKALVDQGFKKSVVEHGKQHGIDVEIVERNPADEGFVPQAKRWVVEQTNGILMFYRRLVRDYEHRLASSRSRVFWAMTSVMARRLTDATVPAWRTA from the coding sequence ATGGGTGATCGCAAGCCGTACTCGAGTGATGTCTCCGACGAGCAGTGGGTGTTGGTCGAGCCCGTGATCAGTGCTTGGAAGGCCGGGCACCCGTCGGTCAGTGGTCACCAGGGCAGATACGCGATGCGGGAGATCGTGAACGCGATCCTGTACCAGAACCGCACCGGCTGCCAGTGGGACCTGTTGCCCCACGATCTGCCGCCCGCCGGTGCGGTCAAGTACTACTTCTACAAATGGCGCGACGACGGTACCGACCAGACCATCCACGATCTTCTCCGATGGCAGCTGCGGGAGAAGAAGCGGCGATTAGCCGACCCGAGCCTCGTCGTTCTGGACACGCAGAGTATTCATGCCGCCGTCGGTGTGCCGTCCACTACGACGGGCCGGGATGCCGCGAAGAGGGTGCCGGGCCGCAAGAGATGCCTGGCCGTGGACGTTTTGGGCCTGGTCGTCGAGGCCGTCGTGCTGCCAGCTTCCGCGCACGAGAACGCCGCCGGTATCGCGCTGCTGGACGGCGTGGCCGAACAGACCGACACGGTGCGTAAGGCTCTGGTCGACCAGGGTTTCAAGAAGAGTGTCGTTGAGCACGGCAAACAACACGGCATCGACGTCGAGATCGTCGAACGCAACCCGGCCGACGAGGGGTTTGTCCCGCAGGCCAAGCGGTGGGTGGTGGAGCAGACGAATGGGATCTTGATGTTCTACCGGCGGCTGGTCCGCGACTACGAACACCGTCTCGCCAGTTCCCGCTCTCGGGTCTTCTGGGCGATGACCTCTGTCATGGCCCGCCGGCTCACCGACGCCACCGTCCCCGCCTGGAGGACAGCGTGA
- a CDS encoding serine hydrolase domain-containing protein, translating into MTTRPRALRRRAVTTVALAALTSGLAAAPAATAMPRAVTAHNSSPNSTGTRDPAAVRTLLSTLPDGVTDAALVRVAGRGMRTPFTGTAGPVATDARFPVGSVTKIFTDAVVLQLVAERRIGIDEHVRPHLPGLIPAAYGDVTVRQLLDHTSDLPRPVQVPLDPHGVVAASFEADASARPGHIPAPGDAQQYNGLNSFVAGLLVEEVTGWPFVHELDRRILWPLALRHTGLSEDPTIAWAWAEGGLSSTAADLDAFLKALLDGRILPPAQQKHLFEVPAVSSARENTSCPTSAACFSAGGLMRIELNGTKVWGKTGSSGGWTSGVFASTEHRLRTVYTLRPDALATPAQQRARVESVVEAALTTMRPLADY; encoded by the coding sequence ATGACCACACGTCCCCGCGCCCTCCGTCGTCGCGCCGTCACCACCGTGGCTCTGGCCGCACTCACGTCCGGTCTGGCGGCTGCGCCCGCGGCCACGGCCATGCCTCGCGCGGTCACGGCCCACAACTCCTCCCCCAACTCGACCGGCACCCGCGACCCTGCTGCCGTGAGAACGCTGCTGTCCACCCTCCCCGACGGAGTGACGGACGCGGCTCTCGTACGCGTTGCCGGCCGGGGCATGCGCACCCCGTTCACGGGGACGGCCGGACCAGTGGCGACGGACGCCCGGTTCCCGGTGGGCAGCGTGACCAAGATCTTCACCGACGCCGTGGTGCTGCAGCTGGTCGCCGAGCGCAGGATCGGCATCGATGAGCACGTCCGCCCCCACCTGCCCGGACTGATCCCCGCCGCCTACGGCGACGTGACCGTACGCCAACTCCTGGACCACACCAGCGACCTGCCCCGACCGGTCCAGGTTCCGCTCGATCCGCACGGAGTGGTGGCTGCCTCCTTCGAAGCGGACGCCTCGGCCCGCCCGGGCCATATCCCGGCCCCCGGAGACGCCCAGCAGTACAACGGGCTGAACAGCTTCGTTGCCGGGCTGCTCGTGGAAGAGGTGACCGGCTGGCCCTTCGTCCATGAGCTCGACCGGCGGATCCTGTGGCCACTGGCCCTCCGCCACACCGGGCTCTCCGAGGACCCGACGATCGCCTGGGCCTGGGCGGAAGGCGGGCTGTCGTCCACCGCGGCCGATCTCGACGCGTTCCTGAAGGCCCTGCTGGACGGACGAATCCTCCCGCCGGCACAGCAGAAGCACCTCTTCGAGGTACCTGCGGTATCCAGCGCCCGCGAGAACACCAGCTGCCCCACGTCCGCGGCATGCTTCAGTGCCGGCGGCCTGATGAGAATCGAACTGAACGGCACCAAGGTCTGGGGCAAGACCGGTTCCAGCGGCGGCTGGACCAGCGGCGTCTTCGCGAGCACCGAACACCGCCTCCGGACGGTCTACACCCTGCGGCCCGACGCCCTGGCCACTCCCGCGCAGCAACGTGCCCGAGTCGAGTCAGTGGTCGAGGCGGCCCTCACCACCATGAGGCCACTGGCCGACTACTGA
- a CDS encoding amidohydrolase family protein has protein sequence MHTRATRAHEPIALLRGPRTAGRGRPRGSGGGLARPDREDHAVRRILHPRARPGPGGVRAAPRCQLHQARPTGRSTTTGRFLWDKVAHLAVPVYLHPREPLPAVQRPYQGYESLVGSAWGFGHETATHAVRLMLSGLFDTYPDIQIVLGHLGEGLPFLLPRLEHRLHKQREGAGLGAAKRRVSEYSSC, from the coding sequence ATGCATACGCGGGCCACCAGGGCACACGAGCCCATTGCGCTCCTACGCGGTCCGCGAACTGCAGGCCGAGGTCGACCCAGAGGATCTGGCGGAGGTCTCGCCCGACCTGACCGAGAAGATCATGCGGTTCGGCGAATACTCCACCCACGAGCTCGACCTGGCCCCGGAGGCGTACGAGCCGCACCTCGATGTCAACTTCACCAAGCTCGACCCACAGGACGAAGCACCACGACCGGGCGCTTCCTCTGGGACAAGGTCGCCCACCTCGCTGTCCCGGTGTACCTGCATCCGCGCGAGCCGCTGCCCGCGGTGCAACGCCCGTACCAGGGATACGAATCCCTGGTGGGTTCGGCCTGGGGGTTCGGGCACGAGACCGCAACGCACGCGGTGCGGCTCATGCTGTCCGGGCTCTTCGACACCTACCCGGACATCCAGATCGTGCTGGGCCACCTCGGCGAGGGTCTGCCCTTCCTGCTGCCCCGGCTGGAACACCGGCTGCACAAGCAGCGGGAGGGCGCCGGCCTGGGCGCGGCCAAGCGGCGGGTCAGCGAGTACTCTTCGTGCTGA